Genomic segment of Gemmatimonas sp.:
CGGCCGCGGCGACTTCGCGCGCGACACCATGTACCAGCCGGGCGCGCGGCGCATGGGCGTGACGGAGCTCATGCAGGGCTTCACCACCGCGACGATCACCTGGGTCCCCGAGCGCCCGGGCAACTGGCTGTTCCACTGCCACCTGGTCCAGCACATGGCGCCGTTGCACGGGCTGCTGCCCGATACGCCGTCGGCGACGCACGCGACCCACGCTGCACCGGCGGGCGGCAGCGCGCACGATCCGCGCGACCACATGGCCGGCATGGTGATGGGCATCCACGTGCGCGGCCGTGACGTGCACCGCGCCGAATCGGCGGTGGCGCCGCAACGCCGCCTCGACCTGTTCGTGCAGTCGCGTGACTCGGCGCTCGCGAGGGGCCTGCGCGGCTACGGCTTCGTGCTCGGCGACCCGGCCGCGCCGCCGCCGCGCGACTCCATCCGCCGGCCCGGTGCGCCGATCGTGCTCGTACGGGGCGCACGTGTCGCCATCAGGGTGCACAACCGACTCGCGAAGCCGCTCGCGGTGCACTGGCACGGCATGGAAATCGAGAGTTGGTTCGATGGCGTGGGCGGCTCGAGCGGTGCCGGTCGCAGCGTGCGGCCGCCCATCGCACCAGGGGACTCATTCGTCGTGCGACTGACGGCCGCCCGGGCCGGCACGTTCATCTACCACACGCACGACGAAGCCGGCAGCGAACTCTCGACGGGCTTGTACGGAGCGCTGATCGTGGAGGAGCCCAACGCGCCGCGCGATACGACGCGGGATCACGTGATCGTGATGGGGTTACTGGGCGATGCCGCGACTGGATCGTTGGCGATCAATGGACGCACGGACGGAGCGCCGCTCACGCTCTCACCCGGAACGCACCGGCTCCGGTTCGTGAGCATACCGGTCGACGAGCAGATTCGCGTGGCGTTCGTGCGGGATTCGACGGTGCAGCGGTGGCGTTCGCTGGCGACCGATGGCGCCGAATTGCCGGCGGCGCAGCAAGTGCAGAGCGCGGCGCGGCGCACGGTGAGTGCCGGCCAGACGTTCGACGTGGAGGTTACGATCCCCGTCGATGCGCCGACCAACTACGCCCTGCGCTTCACGACCGTGTGGTATCCGACTGACGCGCGCGGAGCGCAACCCGCGCCGGTACTGCGCGTGCCGATCGTCGTGCGGCCACCGTGACGGTGGAGACGACACTGCGACGTGTCGTTGCGCTACCACTAGCACCGACCAGCGCCCTGACATTTCCCAGAGAGGAGTTCGTCCGGTGAGTTATATCGCCAAGA
This window contains:
- a CDS encoding multicopper oxidase domain-containing protein, with the translated sequence GRGDFARDTMYQPGARRMGVTELMQGFTTATITWVPERPGNWLFHCHLVQHMAPLHGLLPDTPSATHATHAAPAGGSAHDPRDHMAGMVMGIHVRGRDVHRAESAVAPQRRLDLFVQSRDSALARGLRGYGFVLGDPAAPPPRDSIRRPGAPIVLVRGARVAIRVHNRLAKPLAVHWHGMEIESWFDGVGGSSGAGRSVRPPIAPGDSFVVRLTAARAGTFIYHTHDEAGSELSTGLYGALIVEEPNAPRDTTRDHVIVMGLLGDAATGSLAINGRTDGAPLTLSPGTHRLRFVSIPVDEQIRVAFVRDSTVQRWRSLATDGAELPAAQQVQSAARRTVSAGQTFDVEVTIPVDAPTNYALRFTTVWYPTDARGAQPAPVLRVPIVVRPP